The genomic region CGCGTCTGCGCCGCTCCGGCGTGACCGTGGTCGCGCGTCGAGGCAGCGGCGACGACGCCCGCTGCCGTGGTTCGCAGCAGCTCGAGCGAACGGATCGCCTCGGTGACGTCGGCCATCATCTCAACCGCGGCGTCGGCGCCCAGGCCCACAACGCGCGCCGGCACTCCGGTGACATCCACATCCTCACCGAACGTGTCTCGCACGCGGGCGATCGCCGCGTCGATATCGGTGAAAATGAGCATGCTTCACGCTATCGCGACCCTCAGACATTCGAAGATATCTTCTCTATGTCGTCGGCCCGCGCGCGCCGTGCTCAATACGGATGCGTCACCTCGACGGTGCCCGCGATACCACGCAGGTCGTCGAGAGTCGGATACGCCCACCGGATGAATCCGTACGGCACCTGCGCGAGCTCCGCGACGCGCTCGTGGGTCAGCTCGCCTCGCGCGATCGAATGCTGCACGGCAGCCGCGATGCGGCACTCGCGCTGGGAGCGCCGTGAAGGCCGGTCGCGGAACACCTGACCGCCGTCGGGGGTGCGCGTCGGCGGCTGGCGACGCAGTCGCACGGGCTGCCGCTCCCGCGTCTGCGCCCAGCGCCGCACGCCGTCGACATCTCGCCGCATCTGCCTGATGAGCGCGACCGTGCTGCCGAAGCGCCGCTGCGGACGCAGGTGTCGGCGCAGGTGGACGACGATCATCCGCCCGTAGAGGTCACCGGAGAAGTCGAGGAGGTGCGCCTCGAGCAGTCGCACCCCCTCGTCTCCGTAATACGTCGGCCGGTGCCCGAGCGATACCGCGGCGATGTAGCGCCGGTTCTCGACGTGGACCTCCGCGGCCCAGACGCCGTCCTCGACCCGGGTGTCCGGGCCCATGAGGAGGTTCGCGGTCGGGAATCCGAGGTCCCGTCCGCGCTGGTCGCCGACGACAACCGTCCCGACGACGGCTGCGGCGTCGCCGACGGTGTGCACCGTCGCGACATCCGCCGGCGACGCGTCGATGTGGCCTGTTCGCGTGTTCGTCACTGATTCCACCTGCCTCAGCCGATCGCGTTCAGCGAGTGGAAGCGTCGCTGGTGGTAGACCAGCGGCACGCGATCGTGGTCGACGCTCATGCCGTGCACCTGCAGGACCACGATCGTGTGGTCGCCGGCGGGTGTCGTGCTGACGATCTCGCAGTCGAGCCACATCGTCGCGTCGTCGATGAGGACCGCGCCGAGCTCGGTCTCGGTGATCGACAGGCCGGCGAAGCGGTCGCGGCTGCGCGAGGCGAGCTGCATGCAGGCATCCGACTGGCTGTCGCCGAGGATGCTGACACCGATGCGCTCGGCGTCGCGCAGCACCGGCCACGTGCTGGAGGAGTTCTGCACCGAGAACATCACCATCGGCGGGCTGTACGAGACGCCGGCCGAGAAGGACGTCGCGACCATGCCGACGGGACGGCCGTCGACGATAGCGCACAGCGCCGCGACACCGGAGGGGAAGCGTCCCATCGCACTGCGCACGTGCTCGGGTTCGGCGCTCATCTGGGCGCACTCTCGCACGGCCTCGGGCGTGGACGGGGACGGGGACGGGGACAGGATGGTCATGTGCGGACTCCCT from Microbacter sp. GSS18 harbors:
- a CDS encoding riboflavin kinase — encoded protein: MTNTRTGHIDASPADVATVHTVGDAAAVVGTVVVGDQRGRDLGFPTANLLMGPDTRVEDGVWAAEVHVENRRYIAAVSLGHRPTYYGDEGVRLLEAHLLDFSGDLYGRMIVVHLRRHLRPQRRFGSTVALIRQMRRDVDGVRRWAQTRERQPVRLRRQPPTRTPDGGQVFRDRPSRRSQRECRIAAAVQHSIARGELTHERVAELAQVPYGFIRWAYPTLDDLRGIAGTVEVTHPY
- a CDS encoding flavin reductase family protein; its protein translation is MTILSPSPSPSTPEAVRECAQMSAEPEHVRSAMGRFPSGVAALCAIVDGRPVGMVATSFSAGVSYSPPMVMFSVQNSSSTWPVLRDAERIGVSILGDSQSDACMQLASRSRDRFAGLSITETELGAVLIDDATMWLDCEIVSTTPAGDHTIVVLQVHGMSVDHDRVPLVYHQRRFHSLNAIG